A stretch of the Nitrospirota bacterium genome encodes the following:
- a CDS encoding adenylate kinase, whose translation MRLVFLGAPGVGKGTQADRVAARFHRPKISTGDLLREAVKNKTPLGLAAKSAMDEGKLVPDAVVIGMVREKLAEPGCANGFLLDGFPRTVPQAEELARILDASGTRIDRVINFEVPREEIVKRLSGRRSCPQCQAVFHVDFAPSKKPGVCDRCGEQLIQRSDDRRETIEARLQVYEEQTAPLIAYYDQKRLLSNLDGSGSVESVHERLTALLAGLGVT comes from the coding sequence ATGCGGCTGGTCTTTCTCGGCGCTCCGGGAGTGGGCAAAGGGACGCAGGCAGATCGCGTGGCGGCCCGGTTCCATCGGCCGAAGATCTCGACCGGGGACCTGCTTCGGGAAGCGGTCAAGAACAAGACGCCGCTGGGACTCGCCGCAAAGAGCGCGATGGACGAAGGCAAGCTGGTTCCCGATGCGGTCGTGATCGGGATGGTGCGCGAGAAGCTGGCGGAACCGGGCTGTGCGAACGGATTCCTTCTGGACGGCTTTCCCAGGACGGTGCCTCAAGCGGAAGAGTTGGCTAGGATCCTTGACGCCAGCGGAACTCGAATCGACCGCGTGATCAATTTTGAGGTGCCGCGCGAAGAGATCGTGAAGCGTTTGAGCGGTCGTCGGAGTTGTCCTCAGTGTCAGGCCGTGTTCCATGTGGATTTCGCCCCTTCGAAAAAGCCCGGAGTGTGCGATCGATGCGGCGAGCAGTTGATCCAGCGAAGCGACGACCGGAGGGAAACGATCGAAGCCCGGCTGCAGGTGTATGAAGAGCAAACGGCGCCGCTTATCGCGTATTATGATCAGAAGCGGCTCTTGTCGAATCTGGATGGATCGGGTTCGGTGGAGTCGGTTCATGAACGGTTGACGGCGCTGCTCGCAGGGCTCGGGGTGACATGA